The following nucleotide sequence is from Anopheles stephensi strain Indian chromosome 3, UCI_ANSTEP_V1.0, whole genome shotgun sequence.
CGGGAAGGTAATAACCCGATCCTATCTCTTCTACCAGATGCGTGGCAAGACCTGAAGGACAACTACGGCAAGGGAGGCTACGAGAAGCTGACGGGGATGCGTGCCGCACATCCCCACCTGAAGGTGCTGCTTGCCATCGGTGGCTGGAACGAagggtcggagaagtactctaACCTCGCGGCCAACCCCGAACGCAGACAGGCGTTCGTGAAGAATGCGCTCGATTTTATCAAGTAAGTGTTGCAAAAGCCTCCCGCGCCATTCTTCTTCAGTGGAGTTCTTatgcgcgctctctctctctctctctctcccttcagGCAGTACGGTTTTGATGGGCTCGATCTGGACTGGGAGTACCCGACGCAGCGCGGCGGCAAGCCGGTGGATCGCGAAAACTTCGTAGCGCTCGTGCGCGAACTTAGCCAGGTGTTCCGGAAGAACAACTTGCTCCTGACGTCGGCGATCGGGGCGGGCAAGGACACGATCGATGCGGCGTACGACGTGAAGACCCTGTCCAAGTATCTCGACTTCCTGCACATCATGTGCTACGATTACAACGGCAGCTGGGATGGGCGGATCGGTGCGAACGCGCCCCTTACCAGCCGTGACTTCCTGAACGTGGAGTACTCGATCGAGCATCTGCTCGAGCTGGGCGCCCCGGCCAGCAAGCTCGTGCTCGGGCTGCCATTCTACGGGCGCACGTTCGTGAGCACGATGGCGAAGGCACGGCTGGGCGATACGGCCGACAAGGTTGGGTTCCCCGGACCGGCCACCAAGGAGAACGGGTTCATGGGCTACAATGAGGTGTGCGAGGAGCTGAAGCGTAACCCGACCGACTGGACGCTCGAGTGGGACGCGACCGCATCCGAGATGGTGGCCATCAAATCGAACGGTTCCGTGTCGCAGGTCGTCGTGTACGATAGTACGCGCTCGATCGCCAACAAGGTACGGTTTGCGGTCCGCCAAAAGCTGGCCGGGCTGATGGTGTGGTCCGTCGATACGGATGACTTCAACGGGCTGTGCGGTACCGAGGAGGACACGTACCGGGACTTTGGCGATCGGGACCGGGTGGCACTGGCGATACCGCCGCCCGTGAGCGGTAAGTATCCGCTGCTGAAAACGATCAGCAACGCCATCATCGTGGCGTCcgatgagctgacgcaggaGAACGTCATCCCGCACGAACCGGATGAAGCGCCGGCGGCCGGTGGTTCCAGTACGGGCCAGTCATCCGGCGTCACATTGGTGTCCGTGTCGGTCAGCTGTTGGCTGTTCGGCGTGGTGTTTTGCCTGTTGGGCAGTGTAATCCCAGCCGCAAGGCCGTAAAGGCCGTAGCATTGCCGTCCGCTGCGGGCAATCGCTTCTGTAAGTTTACTTGTAATTAAATTCCCACGAAAAAGttgccaaaaaaaacatcaaaaacacTATTTTAACCGCCGTCTCGGTTGCGTTTGGTGGAAAGCGTTGCTCGTCCGATGACATTCGGGTGGGAACGGTTCGTCCGCACAAGCGGACGTAATATCACATACCCATTGTATCTTTAGGAAAGGCGAAGGATAGGGTCAATTTTATTTCTACGTTCttcttttaaaacaaatcatcgtcaggttgtatgtgtgtgtgtgtgacacgaATTCGTCACCCGCAATCTGAGTGATTGATGTCCCGCTTACATGACTTGTGAGTAACCTCAGCTATGGCTTCCACTATGCCGGTATTCATCCTGCCACCTGGGTATACTTCGGACCTCCAGGACCTCAACAATTCCCATACCCAGCAGTGGCATGAATCTCCAGCAAGTGCCGTAAAAACGTGAGAAAGTTGTTCGATGCTTGGGGCATCATCCCGGTAGACGCCTTCAGTACGGTCTCAATCCTCGGTCGATCGTCTACCGTAATGTCCTCCAACCGGTGCCCCAGCTCATACTCCAACAGTGCCCGTGACAATGCAAAATCCTCACAGTGAAGCGACATAATCACCGGATCAGCTCCCTCATCCTGCGTCCATCTCGTCCCCTCCCGACCACCTTTACCGATCACGTGCTCCAGGAAGCGTTTGGCCCACCGGGCATGGTGCCGCTTAATCGCTTCGTACAGTGCGATCCGGTTCGCTTGCAGCGTTAGCTTAGGTTCGTACTCCATTATCAAGTCGAGCATTGCGATTGAATCAGCCTGTGCGGCCATCTGCAGCAAGGTAACACCCCTCACATCCTCCATATCAACCGGGGTACGATCATAGTCGAGCAATTGCTTCATCAGCGAAAGCGTGTTGATGTGCGGAACCGCTGCCGCAGTGTGTGCTGGTGTTTGACCGAACAGGTTCCTGCTCCTGGTGGTATTGGGCCGGCGGTCAGCAAGCTGTAGTTATCGACCCACAACTGCCTGATTGCCACCGATGACGGCTGTATGGAGTAGCGTGTTGTGTCCGACCCCATCGGTTAGATCCTCCAACCCGACTCCATCGGCATTGAGCAGCTGGCGTTCGAGACATTCGTCCATCAGGTACAGTGCCAGTGTACGGGCCGGATGGTCCAGAGCTGCGTGAAGCGGTGTATCGCCGTAGCTGTCTGCCAGCAAAGGATTTGCACCCATCCGTACCAAGCGCCGAACGAGTGTCTCCTCACACCCCGCTGCTATAGCAAGCTGCAGTACAGTTTTCCCATCGGCTTCGGCACTAGCATTGAGTGTGGTGGTTAGGTCGACGACTCCACTGCCCGCTGTGTGCACGACTGTGTACAGGCAACAGACGCGTCCAATCCGCAGGAAGTGTGCACTGCGGGTAGAACCTTCAGCGAACGTGGCGTACACCATTGTCTGAGGTGCGCTGGCGAACAACGAATCGGTGATGTTGCGCAAATCGTGCAAATTGTCAACCGATGAGGAACTGTCCCGAAAGCCAGTTACACCGGCATGCAAATCCTGTACCTTCACATCAGCTGGTACGATAAACTTCAGGGATATAGCTCCAACATCGACCGTGTGCTCCTTCAGTGGCATCTTCCCGTCAGCAGTCGAATGGATGATCCTACCGATCAAGTCATCACAGCACGACACTGCACTCCACTGATCGTTCTTCTTTGTTTGCCACGGTCCAACGATAGTGGAGTCGACCAGAAATGCAATATCATGCAGCACTCCAACGTCGTCGATCCGGCGCATACTGCAAGCCCGATCGAGCAGTGTGTCTAGCATCTGCGAGTCACCGGTTTGGGCGGCACAGCACAAAGCATTCGTGCCGTCCAGCACGGTACACTCCTCGACGAACGCGATCAGCTTCCAGCACTGAAGTACACTCACGTACCGCGAACTCGGATCGGAGCCAGCGGAGgaagctgctgctactgcaagCTGATCGTCCATAGCTTGCCACACCACATTCCAACCGAACTGTTCCTGGCCGTGGGCAATCGCTGCGAGGGAACGCATCGAGCAAATGCCGTAAAGCGCTACACCTGCCCAACGAGCTGGCTGTTTGGTAGCATTCGCGTAACGCATCCGACCTGTACCGCCGTTCGACGTGCCGGAGCAAATACACGAGAGCCGTATCATTGTTCGCCTTGATCGCTGCTAGCAGCAGCGACCGGTAAGCACGACCATCCTCGAGCTCAGTTTTGGCCGCAACGCCGCACAACAGGTCGTTCCAGTGCAGTAAAATCGTCCAGCCTAAAGCTGGCGCGCCTAGCTGGTGTGCCGTACGTACCGAAAGTGCAAAGCTGGAGCGTAACCCTCGTACGGCGGCTTTAAACACGACCGCTTGGAATTCTTCGGTCgcgacgaaggcgacgtccTCGCAAAGGCAAGCAAGCATTTGTGCGAAACATGTTTCATTACCACAGTCAAGCAACTGGTGTAACGTTTCCCTTCCGTTTAGCGCTGCTTGGGTGAGGATCGCTTTGGACGATGGATGGGACATAAGATCGGGCCACGAGTAGAACTCCTCCCGAGGGAACGGTTCCCGTACGTCCAGCAGCTTGACGGCAGCTTCAAAATCACGCCGCACCACGGTACCCTCGAGCAGGTACTTTGGATCGGACTGGAGCGCCTGGTAGTGCGCAATGTAAAGGCTAAGGTACGCCGAAATGGACGGATCAAGGGCGGCGATTCCTTGCGCGTGGTACACAATCGGCAGACAGCTGGCAGGCTGGTGGTTCACGTTTGGTGAGCTGCAGAACAAGCTTCTCAGCTCACTACCGCCCGTCGAACGTATCAGCCTTTCCCATTGCTTCCGATCGTTCGATTTGAAGGCTGCcagtagctgctgctgctcttcaACCCAGCCGGCCGTATCCTTCAGGGACGGGAAGCGTAGAAACTCGACCGACCGTTCTTTCGTTCGTGCGCTGTCAAACAAACGGACCTCCGTGTTGGCGAATATGTACGCGTTCACGATTAGCGTGGCGTCACCACTGTCCGTCAGCAGATTGTACGACAGTGCGTCGTGCGCCAGCAGGTTCCGATAGTTTTTCCCCTGTATCATCGGTATGCAATGCTTGACGTAGTGAAAGCTATCACCAAAGTATCCGACCGCCGTCAGCATTTCGCACAGCTCGAGCTGCAAATGTTCGAGGGATGCGAGTATGGTCTCGTG
It contains:
- the LOC118512791 gene encoding probable chitinase 2; the encoded protein is MLLPMNRLPRVGWLSLSVLLLHIGSGSGAKVTDHDRVVTCYISTWAVYRTGSASYPLDSFDPTLCTHAIYAFAGLDEEKNAIKSLDAWQDLKDNYGKGGYEKLTGMRAAHPHLKVLLAIGGWNEGSEKYSNLAANPERRQAFVKNALDFIKQYGFDGLDLDWEYPTQRGGKPVDRENFVALVRELSQVFRKNNLLLTSAIGAGKDTIDAAYDVKTLSKYLDFLHIMCYDYNGSWDGRIGANAPLTSRDFLNVEYSIEHLLELGAPASKLVLGLPFYGRTFVSTMAKARLGDTADKVGFPGPATKENGFMGYNEVCEELKRNPTDWTLEWDATASEMVAIKSNGSVSQVVVYDSTRSIANKVRFAVRQKLAGLMVWSVDTDDFNGLCGTEEDTYRDFGDRDRVALAIPPPVSGKYPLLKTISNAIIVASDELTQENVIPHEPDEAPAAGGSSTGQSSGVTLVSVSVSCWLFGVVFCLLGSVIPAARP